In the Sporosarcina sp. ANT_H38 genome, one interval contains:
- the purD gene encoding phosphoribosylamine--glycine ligase: protein MNILVIGSGGREHAIARQFNVSPSVNKVFVAPGNDGMKNDAECVQIDALDFEALASFAQENHVDLTFVGPEQPLGEGIVDYFAERGLTAFGPTKAAALIEGSKSFAKELMTKYDIPTAAYGTFTDAEEAKAFIRENGAPIVVKADGLAAGKGVIVAMTLEDALEAVDDMIGNQKFGESSSRVVIEEFLDGEEFSYMSFVHDGQIYPMVIAQDHKRAYDGDRGPNTGGMGAYSPVPQISDAAVKEAYDKVVVPTVEAMASEGTPFTGILYAGLILTEKGPKVIEFNARFGDPETQVVLPRMASDFGEFMTALMDGKPFDLQWDDNAMLGVVIAADRYPGDVVKGAALPDLDILSARGLEVFHAGTKSNGAGFVGNGGRVLLITAKADSLKEAQVEVYKGLSQLEWNGFFYRQDIGWRTFE, encoded by the coding sequence TTGAATATACTCGTTATCGGGAGCGGTGGCCGCGAGCATGCGATTGCCAGACAGTTCAATGTCTCCCCTTCAGTAAATAAAGTTTTTGTCGCACCTGGCAATGATGGCATGAAAAACGATGCTGAATGTGTGCAAATTGATGCACTAGATTTTGAGGCGCTTGCTTCATTCGCACAAGAGAATCATGTTGACCTTACATTTGTCGGTCCTGAACAACCGCTTGGGGAAGGAATTGTTGATTATTTTGCTGAACGCGGATTAACAGCATTCGGTCCAACGAAAGCGGCAGCCCTGATTGAAGGAAGTAAGTCATTCGCAAAAGAGCTTATGACAAAATACGATATTCCAACAGCTGCGTACGGAACATTTACCGATGCAGAAGAAGCAAAAGCGTTTATCCGAGAAAATGGTGCACCAATTGTCGTTAAAGCAGACGGACTTGCAGCTGGAAAAGGTGTCATCGTTGCGATGACACTGGAAGATGCGCTTGAAGCTGTCGATGATATGATTGGCAACCAGAAGTTCGGGGAATCCTCGTCACGTGTCGTTATTGAAGAGTTTTTGGACGGTGAAGAGTTCTCCTACATGTCGTTTGTCCATGACGGTCAGATTTACCCGATGGTTATCGCACAGGATCATAAGCGTGCTTATGACGGTGATAGAGGACCGAATACGGGGGGCATGGGTGCTTATTCACCTGTCCCGCAAATTTCGGACGCAGCTGTGAAAGAAGCGTACGATAAAGTCGTTGTTCCGACAGTTGAAGCAATGGCTTCAGAAGGGACTCCGTTTACAGGTATTTTATATGCCGGTCTTATTTTGACTGAAAAGGGTCCGAAAGTAATTGAGTTCAACGCACGTTTCGGCGATCCTGAGACGCAGGTCGTTCTTCCACGAATGGCATCCGACTTTGGTGAATTCATGACCGCACTTATGGATGGTAAACCGTTTGACTTGCAGTGGGATGACAATGCGATGTTAGGCGTTGTCATTGCTGCAGATAGATATCCAGGAGATGTAGTAAAAGGGGCTGCATTACCTGATCTTGATATTTTGTCAGCACGAGGCTTAGAAGTCTTCCATGCAGGCACAAAATCGAATGGTGCAGGCTTCGTTGGTAATGGGGGACGCGTACTGCTCATTACAGCAAAAGCAGATTCGTTGAAAGAAGCGCAGGTTGAGGTTTATAAAGGCTTGTCTCAATTAGAATGGAACGGATTCTTCTATAGACAGGATATTGGCTGGCGTACGTTTGAATAA
- a CDS encoding ABC transporter permease: MTFSMRRINAIFQKDFKDISRNSAVSVTVLMPLIIAFVMGKMGDDIAIEAHYMVINFSMVIVGSFVQCSLIAEEKEKNTLRGLMLSPASTLEILGGKSLLSLIATMIIVVIGAFFTGYRPEHFFVIAIAILFSSFFFIGLGTLLGLLAKSVMEASVIILPFMFVFSFGSMITMFADKYPILNVVNYTPNMQLMEIAVKVESGIGFGGVWLNLGIITLWIIGIFVLTIIVFKKKRMD, encoded by the coding sequence ATGACATTTTCGATGAGGCGTATCAACGCCATCTTTCAGAAAGACTTCAAGGATATTTCAAGAAACTCAGCTGTTTCGGTTACAGTGCTGATGCCACTTATTATTGCATTTGTTATGGGCAAGATGGGTGATGATATTGCGATTGAAGCGCATTATATGGTCATCAATTTCTCAATGGTTATTGTTGGCTCGTTTGTTCAATGCAGTTTAATTGCTGAAGAGAAAGAGAAGAACACACTTCGCGGTTTAATGTTGTCTCCTGCTTCGACATTGGAAATACTCGGTGGAAAAAGTTTGTTAAGCTTGATAGCAACGATGATTATTGTTGTAATCGGGGCTTTTTTTACGGGCTATCGACCAGAGCATTTTTTTGTTATAGCCATCGCAATCTTGTTTAGTTCTTTCTTTTTCATCGGTTTGGGAACGCTTCTTGGCTTGCTTGCTAAATCAGTTATGGAAGCTTCCGTGATTATTTTGCCCTTTATGTTTGTATTCAGCTTTGGATCGATGATTACGATGTTTGCAGATAAATATCCTATTTTGAATGTGGTGAATTATACACCGAATATGCAACTTATGGAAATTGCAGTAAAGGTTGAAAGTGGAATCGGATTCGGAGGAGTTTGGTTGAATTTAGGCATCATTACTCTTTGGATTATCGGTATTTTTGTTTTGACCATCATTGTGTTCAAGAAAAAAAGAATGGATTGA
- a CDS encoding adenine deaminase C-terminal domain-containing protein, producing MWEPKAIKAQLHIIDGKKAPDLIITNAEYLHSIYKKWVTGNIWIAGDRIVYAGKEMPAMTAGAEIFDATGKKIVPGYIEPHVHPFQLYNPRTFADYAARLGTTTFISDNLILFMSLDNETSFGLLDELNKLPFSFYWWARFDSQTILQNEDELFNLASIKEWIERPEVLVGGELTGWPRLMAGEPSMLASVSTAKLGGKKIEGHFPGASERTLARMRLLGTDGDHESMTVEEVKSRLLHGYGVTLRYSSIRPDLPHLMKDIVDQELNVFDHLMMTTDGSTPSFHLDGVMDKCIRAALEAGVPPIDAYQMASYNVARYYDMADLHGFIATGRYATLNILEHEYNPVPTDVLSKGKWLKRDNEPTEPFPAIDWSFVEAFAPNFDLDESDFSFDNPIGIEMLNDVITKPYNVTIDISGDKLAGDHDESFLMLLDRNGKWHVNTIIKGFATGIQGFASSYSNTGDVILIGKDKKEMHNAFKEIKRIGGGMVLSENGGIVATLPLAIGGGLSVEPVQKLIEQELELKKGLADRGYTKGDAVYTLLFLQSTHLPYIRITQMGLYDVMKKEIIVPANGR from the coding sequence ATGTGGGAGCCTAAAGCAATAAAAGCCCAACTACATATTATTGACGGCAAGAAAGCGCCGGACCTCATTATCACCAATGCAGAGTACTTACATTCAATCTATAAAAAATGGGTGACGGGCAACATTTGGATTGCTGGTGATCGAATTGTTTACGCTGGCAAGGAGATGCCAGCTATGACAGCAGGCGCGGAAATCTTCGATGCTACGGGGAAGAAAATTGTTCCTGGTTATATTGAACCGCATGTTCATCCGTTCCAATTGTACAACCCACGAACGTTCGCGGATTATGCAGCGCGGCTTGGAACAACAACATTCATTTCGGACAATCTTATATTATTCATGTCTCTTGATAACGAAACATCGTTTGGGCTGCTTGATGAGTTGAATAAACTGCCGTTTTCGTTTTACTGGTGGGCGCGATTTGACTCACAGACGATCCTGCAGAATGAGGATGAATTGTTTAATCTAGCGTCTATTAAAGAGTGGATTGAACGTCCAGAAGTGTTGGTGGGTGGAGAATTGACAGGTTGGCCACGTCTCATGGCTGGTGAACCCTCTATGTTAGCTTCCGTAAGTACTGCAAAATTAGGCGGCAAGAAAATCGAAGGTCATTTTCCGGGTGCTTCTGAGCGGACGCTGGCACGGATGCGTCTTCTAGGGACAGATGGCGATCATGAATCGATGACTGTAGAAGAAGTGAAATCTCGGCTACTACACGGGTATGGAGTGACCCTGCGCTATTCGTCCATTCGTCCGGATCTTCCTCATTTAATGAAAGATATTGTTGACCAAGAATTAAATGTGTTTGATCACTTGATGATGACTACGGATGGCTCGACCCCCTCGTTTCACCTTGACGGCGTCATGGATAAATGTATCCGCGCGGCACTTGAAGCGGGAGTTCCACCAATTGATGCATACCAGATGGCGTCATATAATGTAGCGCGTTATTATGATATGGCCGATTTACACGGATTCATTGCGACAGGTCGTTATGCAACGCTAAATATACTGGAGCATGAATACAACCCAGTACCAACGGATGTTTTATCCAAAGGAAAATGGTTGAAACGTGACAATGAACCGACTGAACCTTTCCCGGCAATTGATTGGTCGTTTGTTGAAGCGTTCGCACCGAATTTCGATCTTGATGAATCAGATTTCTCATTTGACAACCCGATCGGAATCGAAATGCTCAACGACGTCATTACGAAACCGTATAATGTGACGATTGACATATCAGGCGATAAACTTGCGGGTGATCACGATGAAAGTTTCCTCATGCTTCTCGATAGGAATGGGAAATGGCATGTTAATACAATTATTAAAGGGTTTGCAACAGGGATTCAAGGCTTTGCATCTTCTTACTCGAATACAGGGGATGTTATCTTGATCGGCAAAGATAAAAAAGAAATGCATAATGCCTTCAAAGAAATTAAACGAATTGGCGGCGGCATGGTGCTTTCGGAAAACGGTGGAATCGTCGCGACACTTCCACTGGCAATTGGCGGCGGTTTATCGGTGGAGCCAGTTCAAAAGTTGATTGAACAGGAGCTAGAATTGAAAAAGGGGCTTGCAGATCGTGGCTACACGAAAGGCGATGCGGTCTACACATTGCTATTCTTACAATCAACACATTTGCCGTACATACGCATCACTCAGATGGGGCTGTACGATGTTATGAAAAAAGAAATTATTGTTCCGGCAAACGGAAGATAG
- a CDS encoding ABC transporter ATP-binding protein — protein MENIIEVQSLEKVFANQTALEDVSFYVKKGEIFGFLGPSGSGKTTTIKILTGQLNQTSGKAIVFGEAVSKMKKGNSRKKIGVLTDNSGLYGRLSIYDNLKLYCELYEVSEQRIAEVLALVNLTDEKKKIVSKLSKGMLQRVTLARTLLHEPELLFLDEPTSALDPVNSQHIHEGLRKLQARGTTIFLTTHDMNEAELLCDRVAFLNKGQIRLMDEPGALRKLYSDSTMTVELKNNEKVVLKSTSVDAQQMFNYMSSNQVVSIHSNEPTLGDIFVEVTGRKLS, from the coding sequence ATGGAAAACATCATCGAAGTTCAATCATTGGAGAAAGTTTTTGCGAATCAGACGGCACTTGAAGACGTCAGTTTTTACGTTAAAAAGGGAGAGATTTTTGGATTTCTCGGACCGAGTGGTTCGGGAAAAACGACAACCATAAAAATACTAACGGGCCAATTAAATCAGACAAGCGGAAAAGCGATCGTCTTCGGAGAAGCTGTTTCAAAAATGAAAAAGGGGAATTCAAGAAAGAAAATCGGCGTACTGACAGACAACAGTGGCTTGTATGGCAGGCTATCCATTTATGATAATTTGAAGCTCTATTGTGAGCTGTATGAAGTGTCGGAACAACGAATTGCTGAGGTGTTAGCACTTGTTAATTTAACTGATGAAAAGAAAAAAATTGTTTCCAAACTGTCCAAAGGGATGCTTCAGCGTGTGACACTTGCTCGAACACTCTTACATGAACCCGAGCTTCTATTTCTTGACGAACCGACGTCAGCGCTCGATCCGGTAAATTCGCAACATATTCATGAAGGGCTTCGTAAATTGCAAGCTCGTGGAACGACGATTTTCCTAACGACACATGATATGAATGAAGCGGAATTGCTCTGTGATAGAGTCGCATTTCTAAACAAAGGACAAATCAGACTCATGGATGAGCCAGGGGCATTAAGAAAGCTCTATTCAGATTCAACGATGACTGTGGAGTTGAAAAACAATGAAAAAGTCGTGTTGAAGAGTACTTCGGTAGATGCTCAGCAAATGTTCAACTATATGTCATCAAATCAAGTGGTCTCTATTCATTCAAATGAACCGACACTAGGCGATATTTTTGTAGAAGTGACAGGGAGGAAATTATCATGA
- a CDS encoding LytTR family transcriptional regulator DNA-binding domain-containing protein encodes MGLQFSSVEKRLNDSLIFPEFNLHSASHQVTAIYSSLNVRNTLLQMLTKEIPILNGEIYINDVEISKVNIPDIGFALLNEGQYERLTIAEMLSFYRKLYSADISTTAILRKVHLEEKRNIRINKLSYSEQKRIQFAKLLIQNPEQFIFEEPDQNIDIETQRVLIIMLEELRATGKSVLIVTGNMESAVILADKVFRLDEKGLHEIQIARESEEDIPPISEASAEIDKTEIQPVRFEKIPTKVNEKIVLFDPPEIDYIESNDGQSSLHINGEAFPTMFTMNELEERLQHFGFFRCHRSYIVNLQKVREVITWTRNSYSLILENERKSNIPLSKTKMAELKVMLGLK; translated from the coding sequence ATGGGTTTGCAATTTTCTAGCGTGGAGAAAAGATTAAATGATTCACTCATTTTCCCTGAATTTAACTTACATAGTGCTAGCCATCAAGTAACGGCGATTTACTCCAGTCTTAATGTACGTAACACGCTTTTGCAGATGCTTACAAAGGAAATACCTATTTTAAATGGCGAAATATACATAAATGATGTAGAAATTTCAAAAGTAAATATTCCAGACATCGGTTTTGCATTGCTGAATGAAGGGCAATATGAGCGCTTAACAATTGCTGAAATGCTCAGTTTTTACCGTAAACTGTATAGTGCAGATATATCTACTACAGCGATTTTACGCAAAGTTCACCTTGAAGAGAAGCGAAATATAAGGATAAATAAATTATCTTACTCGGAGCAAAAAAGAATCCAATTTGCGAAGTTACTCATTCAAAACCCTGAGCAGTTCATATTTGAAGAACCTGACCAAAACATCGATATAGAAACACAACGCGTATTGATTATAATGCTGGAAGAGCTGCGTGCTACAGGTAAAAGTGTATTAATAGTAACCGGTAATATGGAGAGTGCAGTCATTTTAGCGGATAAGGTTTTTAGGTTGGATGAAAAAGGTTTGCATGAAATTCAAATAGCCAGGGAATCTGAAGAGGACATTCCTCCAATTTCGGAAGCGAGTGCTGAAATAGATAAAACAGAAATTCAACCAGTCCGATTTGAAAAAATTCCTACGAAGGTAAATGAGAAAATTGTTCTCTTTGATCCACCCGAAATTGATTATATTGAAAGTAACGATGGACAATCTTCGCTTCATATTAACGGGGAGGCATTTCCGACGATGTTCACGATGAATGAGCTTGAGGAACGTTTACAACATTTCGGATTTTTCCGTTGCCATCGATCCTATATTGTTAACCTTCAAAAAGTTCGAGAGGTAATTACATGGACACGGAACAGTTACAGTCTCATTCTAGAAAATGAGAGAAAGTCGAATATCCCGCTGTCGAAAACAAAAATGGCTGAATTGAAAGTGATGTTGGGCCTGAAATAA
- a CDS encoding methyltransferase, which yields MTDKMQFDKEMAMEYDRGVRRTLPTYDSMFKLVQAYLRANITQQESVLIIGAGGGNELATLGPANPEWTFTAVDPALPMLDIARMKAIDLKMDDRVEFFEGTVNDVTDEKLFGAATCMLVLHFIEDINEKRKLLKKIRHHLSPGAPFVMASMYGDPSDPTFNELFALWKAYWLDSTNLTVADVDEMEKTVRKLSFIPEEEIVRLLREAGFGNIAKFFTTNMFGGWICKAE from the coding sequence ATGACGGACAAGATGCAGTTTGATAAAGAAATGGCCATGGAATACGACAGAGGAGTACGTCGAACATTGCCCACCTACGATTCAATGTTCAAACTTGTACAGGCTTATCTTCGGGCGAATATAACACAACAAGAAAGTGTATTGATAATTGGGGCGGGCGGCGGCAATGAACTTGCTACATTAGGTCCCGCTAATCCCGAGTGGACATTTACTGCAGTGGATCCCGCGCTGCCAATGCTTGATATCGCTAGAATGAAGGCAATCGATTTGAAGATGGATGACCGGGTGGAATTCTTCGAAGGAACTGTCAATGATGTGACAGACGAGAAACTGTTCGGGGCTGCAACCTGTATGCTCGTCCTCCATTTCATTGAAGATATCAATGAAAAAAGGAAGCTACTGAAAAAGATCCGACATCACCTATCACCTGGCGCACCATTCGTTATGGCATCCATGTACGGTGACCCAAGCGATCCGACATTTAATGAGCTATTCGCTCTATGGAAAGCATACTGGCTTGATTCGACAAATTTGACTGTAGCAGATGTTGATGAAATGGAGAAAACCGTACGGAAGCTTTCCTTCATTCCTGAAGAGGAGATTGTTCGTTTGTTAAGAGAAGCTGGATTTGGGAACATTGCTAAGTTCTTCACGACGAATATGTTTGGTGGGTGGATTTGTAAGGCAGAGTAG